The Raphanus sativus cultivar WK10039 chromosome 2, ASM80110v3, whole genome shotgun sequence genome includes a region encoding these proteins:
- the LOC108843102 gene encoding uncharacterized protein LOC108843102 — protein sequence MGVAVLNPQDCLKQPFSHMKYPRNHTVSCPNRQKKPVSNRTRRSPPRNQTTRSPPKAPPPPPPQRSAVSSYVPKGTVKKSPIAGQVRILKRGEEIPKKTADLVVEKPDLVSTQRIGPDPCLIPSQIRLSDRKSKKATVPPFYAGPVTMASPPPSDVPLPAFFTTTKKSVSLFQAAEATNRLISILGIVVE from the coding sequence ATGGGCGTAGCTGTTCTAAATCCACAGGACTGTCTGAAACAACCTTTCTCCCACATGAAATACCCTCGTAACCATACCGTATCATGCCCCAACAGGCAGAAAAAACCGGTTTCAAACCGAACACGCCGGAGTCCTCCACGTAACCAGACCACCAGATCTCCTCCCAAagcgcctcctcctcctcctcctcaacgCTCTGCCGTATCTTCTTACGTCCCAAAGGGAACGGTTAAGAAGAGTCCAATCGCTGGTCAGGTTAGAATCCTGAAGCGCGGAGAGGAGATCCCTAAGAAGACAGCGGATTTGGTCGTGGAAAAGCCAGATCTGGTCTCTACTCAGCGGATCGGACCAGATCCGTGTCTGATTCCAAGCCAGATCCGTCTCTCCGACCGCAAATCGAAGAAAGCCACCGTTCCCCCGTTTTACGCAGGTCCCGTGACCATGGCCTCGCCGCCTCCGAGCGACGTCCCTCTCCCTGCGTTCTTCACCACCACGAAGAAGAGCGTCTCTTTGTTCCAAGCCGCCGAGGCTACCAACCGTCTCATCAGTATCCTCGGCATCGTCGTCGAATGA